One Cellulosimicrobium protaetiae genomic region harbors:
- the resB gene encoding cytochrome c biogenesis protein ResB, with product MTERTGEAGQQAGRAAGYRPEGIHDAFVSGEGDVASPGSGAAPSPGGRTPSGGSDDGAGDGGAGGAPALPALGWRGTLRWTWRQLTSMRVALMLLMLLAVAAVPGSVLPQRPQDPAAVLRYLQENPTTGEWLDRLGFFDVYSSVWFSAIYILLFVSLVGCILPRTKAHWQALRSRPPRTPRRFDRFPAQGRAVTDASPDEVVAAASTHLRGRLRWLPTFRVDAGTEEAVPARGRAAARPAARTVSAERGYVRETGNLLFHLSLVGLLVAVATGQLLHYRGQAIVTEGRGFANAVVDYDTFENGAWFRPSSLVPFSMTLDAFESEFAADAAAFAQSRDFTATVTVRDPDGTTHEETIKVNHPLTAGGAKIYLQGNGFAPEVTVHDADGEVAFSGRVPFLPEDTMYTSRGVIKVPDVSAGLDQIGLVGYFLPTAEISEDGQTAESVYPQPINPLLVLEVYRGDLGLDEGLPQNVYRLDTDDLTPSVDEDGERVRLLVAPGETVDLPDGLGTITFDSLPRYVALDLRHDPSLTWVLVFALGALGGLAVSLFTPRRRVWVRAWREEVPGAGDDAPRERTVVAVAGLARGDDAGLQGEVDSLLAALPGVAPSGEGDLTSSPGRATADGTRPTARTAQDPTARPRTKG from the coding sequence ATGACCGAGCGGACCGGCGAGGCCGGGCAGCAGGCCGGACGGGCGGCGGGCTACCGCCCCGAGGGCATCCACGACGCGTTCGTCTCGGGCGAGGGCGACGTCGCGTCCCCCGGGTCAGGTGCCGCACCCTCGCCGGGCGGCCGGACGCCGTCGGGCGGGTCGGACGACGGCGCGGGCGACGGCGGGGCGGGCGGCGCCCCGGCGCTGCCGGCACTGGGCTGGCGCGGCACGCTGCGCTGGACGTGGCGCCAGCTCACGAGCATGCGCGTCGCGCTCATGCTCCTCATGCTGCTCGCGGTCGCGGCCGTCCCCGGTTCGGTGCTGCCCCAGCGCCCCCAGGACCCGGCCGCCGTGCTGCGCTACCTGCAGGAGAACCCGACGACGGGGGAGTGGCTCGACCGGCTCGGGTTCTTCGACGTCTACTCGTCGGTCTGGTTCTCGGCGATCTACATCCTGCTCTTCGTCTCGCTCGTCGGGTGCATCCTGCCGCGCACGAAGGCGCACTGGCAGGCGCTGCGCTCGCGCCCGCCGCGCACGCCGCGGCGGTTCGACCGCTTCCCCGCGCAGGGGCGCGCGGTCACCGACGCGTCCCCGGACGAGGTCGTGGCGGCCGCCAGCACGCACCTGCGGGGTCGCCTGCGGTGGCTGCCGACGTTCCGCGTCGACGCGGGCACGGAGGAGGCCGTCCCCGCGCGTGGTCGAGCCGCGGCCCGGCCTGCCGCGCGGACGGTGTCCGCGGAGCGTGGCTACGTGCGCGAGACGGGCAACCTGCTCTTCCACCTGTCGCTCGTGGGCCTCCTGGTCGCCGTCGCGACGGGGCAGCTGCTGCACTACCGCGGCCAGGCGATCGTCACCGAGGGCCGCGGGTTCGCGAACGCCGTCGTGGACTACGACACGTTCGAGAACGGCGCGTGGTTCCGCCCGTCGTCGCTCGTCCCGTTCTCGATGACCCTCGACGCTTTCGAGTCGGAGTTCGCGGCGGACGCGGCCGCGTTCGCGCAGTCGCGCGACTTCACGGCGACGGTCACGGTGCGCGACCCCGACGGGACGACGCACGAGGAGACGATCAAGGTCAACCACCCGCTCACGGCGGGCGGCGCCAAGATCTACCTCCAGGGCAACGGGTTCGCGCCCGAGGTGACGGTGCACGACGCCGACGGCGAGGTCGCCTTCTCGGGCCGCGTCCCGTTCCTGCCCGAGGACACGATGTACACGTCGCGCGGTGTCATCAAGGTGCCCGACGTGTCGGCCGGACTCGACCAGATCGGCCTCGTCGGGTACTTCCTCCCGACGGCGGAGATCAGCGAGGACGGGCAGACCGCGGAGTCGGTCTACCCGCAGCCGATCAACCCGCTGCTCGTGCTCGAGGTCTACCGGGGCGACCTCGGCCTCGACGAGGGACTGCCGCAGAACGTGTACCGCCTCGACACCGACGACCTCACGCCGTCGGTCGACGAGGACGGCGAGCGCGTGAGGCTGCTCGTCGCCCCGGGCGAGACGGTCGACCTGCCCGACGGCCTCGGCACGATCACGTTCGACTCGTTGCCGCGCTACGTCGCCCTCGACCTGCGGCACGACCCGTCGCTCACGTGGGTGCTCGTGTTCGCCCTCGGGGCGCTCGGCGGGCTCGCCGTGTCGCTGTTCACGCCGCGCCGCCGCGTGTGGGTGCGCGCCTGGCGCGAGGAGGTGCCCGGTGCCGGGGACGACGCGCCGCGCGAGCGCACCGTCGTCGCCGTCGCGGGTCTCGCCCGCGGGGACGACGCCGGGCTCCAGGGCGAGGTGGACTCGCTTCTCGCCGCGCTCCCGGGCGTGGCACCATCGGGTGAGGGTGACCTCACCTCGTCGCCGGGGCGCGCCACCGCCGACGGCACCCGTCCGACCGCGCGCACCGCCCAGGACCCGACCGCGCGACCGCGCACGAAAGGCTGA
- a CDS encoding cytochrome c biogenesis CcdA family protein, whose product MLLAVPVAVLAGLVSFASPCVLPLVPGYVGYVSGMAAANVGSGRGTPGGTTTATRVAAPSRGRVLAGVGLFVAGFTLVFVALMFAAGAVGVHLVRWEDVITRVLGVVVILMGLAFMGAVPFLQRERRLHLSPQAGLWGAPLLGIVFGLGWTPCLGPTLVAVQALSLSEASAGRGALLGVAYCVGLGVPFLLIALGLQSSQRMLGFLRRHRLAIMRIGGGLLVLIGLALVTGLWTTWTTSLQGWIGGYVTVV is encoded by the coding sequence ATGCTGCTCGCCGTCCCGGTGGCGGTCCTCGCCGGGCTCGTGTCGTTCGCGTCCCCGTGCGTGCTGCCGCTCGTGCCCGGGTACGTCGGCTACGTCTCGGGCATGGCCGCGGCGAACGTCGGCAGCGGCCGCGGCACGCCCGGCGGGACGACGACGGCCACCCGGGTCGCGGCGCCGAGCCGCGGCCGGGTCCTGGCGGGGGTCGGGCTGTTCGTCGCCGGGTTCACGCTCGTCTTCGTCGCGCTCATGTTCGCCGCCGGAGCCGTCGGCGTCCACCTGGTGCGCTGGGAGGACGTCATCACGCGCGTGCTCGGCGTGGTCGTGATCCTCATGGGCCTCGCGTTCATGGGCGCCGTGCCGTTCCTCCAGCGCGAGCGGCGCCTGCACCTGAGCCCGCAGGCCGGGCTCTGGGGCGCGCCGCTGCTCGGCATCGTGTTCGGTCTCGGCTGGACGCCGTGCCTCGGCCCGACGCTCGTCGCCGTGCAGGCGCTCTCGCTGAGCGAGGCGTCGGCGGGCCGCGGCGCGCTCCTCGGGGTCGCGTACTGCGTCGGGCTCGGCGTGCCGTTCCTCCTCATCGCGCTCGGGCTGCAGAGCTCGCAGCGCATGCTCGGTTTCCTCCGCCGGCACCGCCTCGCGATCATGCGGATCGGTGGCGGCCTGCTGGTGCTCATCGGCCTCGCGCTGGTCACGGGCCTGTGGACGACGTGGACGACGTCGCTGCAGGGCTGGATCGGCGGATACGTGACGGTGGTGTGA
- a CDS encoding TlpA family protein disulfide reductase — protein sequence MTATSRARDARALPPLRRTLAVGAVLAATLGLAACAQESGATTDVVGQGFVSGDGSVRTWDVGDRGDVVALTGTDYEGEQVDTSAWAGDVVVLNTWYAACAPCRAEAPDLVELANDRADDGVQVLGINTTDEAGAAQAFQRRFEVPYPSIDDRSGEVVAQLSGTVPLQAVPSTVVLDREGRVAARVIGLVEGSTLTALVDDVLAEDEAAG from the coding sequence GTGACCGCCACCTCGCGCGCGCGTGACGCGCGCGCACTCCCGCCTCTCCGCCGCACGCTCGCGGTGGGCGCCGTGCTCGCCGCGACGCTCGGCCTCGCGGCGTGCGCCCAGGAATCCGGCGCGACCACCGACGTCGTCGGGCAGGGGTTCGTGTCGGGTGACGGCTCCGTGCGCACCTGGGACGTCGGCGACCGCGGCGACGTCGTGGCGCTCACCGGCACCGACTACGAGGGCGAGCAGGTCGACACGAGCGCCTGGGCCGGCGACGTCGTCGTGCTCAACACCTGGTACGCGGCGTGCGCGCCGTGCCGTGCCGAGGCCCCGGACCTCGTCGAGCTCGCGAACGACCGCGCCGACGACGGCGTGCAGGTGCTCGGCATCAACACGACCGACGAGGCGGGTGCCGCGCAGGCGTTCCAGCGCCGGTTCGAGGTGCCCTACCCGTCGATCGACGACCGCAGCGGGGAGGTCGTCGCGCAGCTCTCCGGCACGGTGCCGCTCCAGGCCGTCCCGTCGACGGTCGTCCTCGACCGTGAGGGGCGCGTCGCCGCGCGCGTCATCGGTCTCGTGGAGGGCTCGACCCTCACGGCGCTCGTCGACGACGTGCTCGCCGAGGACGAGGCGGCCGGCTGA
- a CDS encoding histidine phosphatase family protein: MVSTIVHLLRHGEVHNPDGVLYGRIPGYHLSERGHEMARRVAAHLAGEPGPDGTSRPRADLAVVVASPLQRAQETATPAAEAFGLELGTDDRLIEAANHFEGMTFGVGDGSLRHPQHWRFLWNPFRPSWGEPYTEQVARMRAAVADARDKAAGHEALLVSHQLPVWLTRLSFENRRLWHDPRKRQCSLASLTSLHFEDDRLVGLHYSEPVADLLPGAATVAGA; this comes from the coding sequence ATGGTCTCCACCATCGTCCACCTCCTGCGCCACGGCGAGGTCCACAACCCCGACGGCGTCCTCTACGGCCGCATCCCCGGCTACCACCTCTCGGAGCGGGGCCACGAGATGGCCCGACGCGTCGCCGCGCACCTCGCGGGAGAACCCGGCCCCGACGGGACGTCGCGCCCGCGCGCCGACCTCGCCGTCGTCGTCGCGTCGCCGCTCCAGCGCGCCCAGGAGACGGCCACGCCCGCCGCCGAGGCGTTCGGCCTCGAGCTCGGCACCGACGACCGGCTCATCGAGGCCGCGAACCACTTCGAGGGCATGACCTTCGGCGTCGGGGACGGCTCGCTGCGCCACCCGCAGCACTGGCGGTTCCTGTGGAACCCGTTCCGGCCGTCGTGGGGTGAGCCGTACACCGAGCAGGTCGCGCGGATGCGCGCCGCCGTCGCGGACGCCCGGGACAAGGCGGCGGGCCACGAGGCGCTCCTGGTCAGCCACCAGCTCCCCGTGTGGCTCACGCGCCTGAGCTTCGAGAACCGCCGCCTGTGGCACGACCCTCGCAAGCGGCAGTGCTCGCTCGCGTCGCTCACGTCGCTGCACTTCGAGGACGACCGTCTCGTCGGACTGCACTACTCCGAGCCGGTCGCCGACCTGCTCCCGGGCGCCGCGACCGTCGCGGGGGCGTGA
- a CDS encoding MarR family winged helix-turn-helix transcriptional regulator, with amino-acid sequence MTSNDVDAQATSTRRATAGASAEPRWLDTEQQQQWRAYLDGTVRFIEALGRDHEERSEVSLNEYELLVRLSESPDHTLRMSALADGLARSRSRVTHTVARMEARGLVRRSASTGDRRGVNCEMTTEGYRVLVASAPAHVAAVRRFMVDVLTPEQFRALGEAMAAVAEACKVDRES; translated from the coding sequence ATGACCAGCAACGACGTCGACGCCCAGGCGACGAGCACCCGACGCGCCACCGCGGGTGCGAGCGCCGAGCCCCGCTGGCTCGACACCGAGCAGCAGCAGCAGTGGCGCGCCTACCTCGACGGGACGGTGCGCTTCATCGAGGCGCTCGGGCGTGACCACGAGGAGCGGTCGGAGGTCTCGCTCAACGAGTACGAGCTCCTCGTGCGGCTCTCGGAGAGCCCCGACCACACGCTGCGCATGTCGGCGCTCGCCGACGGTCTCGCCCGGTCGCGCAGCCGCGTGACCCACACCGTCGCGCGCATGGAGGCGCGGGGCCTGGTCCGGCGCTCCGCGAGCACGGGCGACCGCCGCGGCGTCAACTGCGAGATGACGACCGAGGGCTACCGCGTCCTCGTGGCGTCCGCGCCGGCGCACGTCGCCGCGGTGCGCCGGTTCATGGTCGACGTGCTGACGCCGGAGCAGTTCCGGGCGCTCGGCGAGGCGATGGCAGCCGTCGCGGAGGCCTGCAAGGTCGACCGCGAGTCCTGA
- a CDS encoding YceI family protein codes for MATPLPAGLNAGTYALDSTHSQAAFTVRHAGISKVRGTLAITAGTITVGDDLESTSVTAELDAASVSTGDANRDNHLRSADFWDAENKPTWTFASTGIAGDGDDFVITGDLTINGVTKAVELEAEFAGTATDPFGNARAGFEAKTEISRKEFDLTWNAALETGGVLVGDKIKIALDVSAIKQA; via the coding sequence ATGGCCACGCCGCTGCCCGCCGGGCTCAACGCCGGTACCTACGCCCTCGACTCGACCCACTCGCAGGCGGCCTTCACGGTCCGCCACGCCGGCATCTCCAAGGTGCGCGGCACGCTCGCCATCACGGCCGGCACCATCACCGTGGGCGACGACCTCGAGTCGACCTCCGTGACCGCCGAGCTCGACGCCGCGTCGGTGAGCACGGGCGACGCGAACCGCGACAACCACCTGCGCAGCGCGGACTTCTGGGACGCCGAGAACAAGCCGACGTGGACCTTCGCGTCGACCGGCATCGCCGGCGACGGCGACGACTTCGTCATCACGGGCGACCTGACGATCAACGGCGTCACCAAGGCGGTCGAGCTCGAGGCCGAGTTCGCAGGCACCGCGACCGACCCGTTCGGCAACGCGCGCGCCGGGTTCGAGGCGAAGACCGAGATCTCCCGCAAGGAGTTCGACCTCACCTGGAACGCCGCTCTCGAGACCGGCGGCGTGCTCGTCGGCGACAAGATCAAGATCGCCCTCGACGTCTCCGCGATCAAGCAGGCCTGA
- a CDS encoding redox-sensing transcriptional repressor Rex → MAEQVVGEVTAPGIPSATVARLPSYLRALRDLVARGVSTTSSVELAELSGVGPAQLRKDLSFLGSFGTRGVGYDVDSLAQYITEALGLVDEHRIAIVGIGNLGHALANYSGYEQRGFHVAALLDASPDVVGTRAAGIVVEHVDALEEVVEREKVSIVVLATPAAHAQSVADRVVAAGVREILNFAPRALQVPADVDVRGVDVGSELQILAFHSQARALAEAQDR, encoded by the coding sequence GTGGCTGAGCAGGTGGTCGGTGAGGTGACGGCGCCGGGGATCCCGAGCGCGACGGTGGCGCGGCTCCCGTCCTACCTGCGGGCGTTGCGGGACCTGGTGGCGCGGGGCGTCTCGACGACGTCCTCGGTCGAGCTCGCGGAGCTCTCCGGGGTCGGTCCGGCGCAGCTGCGCAAGGACCTGTCCTTCCTGGGCTCGTTCGGCACGCGCGGCGTCGGCTACGACGTGGACTCGCTCGCGCAGTACATCACCGAGGCGCTGGGACTCGTGGACGAGCACCGCATCGCGATCGTCGGGATCGGCAACCTGGGGCACGCGCTCGCGAACTACTCGGGGTACGAGCAGCGGGGCTTCCACGTGGCGGCGCTCCTCGACGCGTCGCCCGACGTCGTCGGCACGCGCGCCGCGGGCATCGTCGTCGAGCACGTCGACGCGCTGGAGGAGGTCGTCGAGCGCGAGAAGGTCTCGATCGTGGTCCTCGCGACGCCGGCGGCGCACGCGCAGTCCGTGGCGGACCGCGTCGTCGCGGCCGGCGTGCGCGAGATCCTCAACTTCGCACCGCGCGCGCTGCAGGTCCCGGCGGACGTCGACGTGCGCGGCGTCGACGTCGGCAGCGAGCTGCAGATCCTCGCGTTCCACTCCCAGGCCCGCGCGCTCGCGGAGGCGCAGGACCGCTGA
- a CDS encoding glutaredoxin family protein, translating to MSTSAAPTSPVVLYGRAGCHLCDDARAVVEAVCAEAGVAWTEVDVDAPGVDPVLREQYGEYLPVVTVGGVQQGFWRVDARRLARAVGRISAGRADLG from the coding sequence GTGAGCACGTCTGCCGCCCCGACCTCCCCCGTCGTCCTCTACGGCCGTGCGGGGTGCCACCTGTGCGACGACGCGCGCGCCGTGGTCGAGGCCGTGTGCGCCGAGGCGGGGGTCGCGTGGACGGAGGTGGACGTCGACGCCCCGGGGGTCGACCCGGTGCTGCGCGAGCAGTACGGCGAGTACCTGCCGGTCGTCACGGTCGGCGGGGTGCAGCAGGGCTTCTGGCGGGTCGACGCCCGGCGGCTCGCGCGCGCGGTCGGCCGGATTTCTGCCGGGCGCGCGGACCTGGGATGA
- a CDS encoding HAD family hydrolase — MATSPGPGPDPTAPEDAPAGRTPTVPSHRTAAFFDVDNTIIRGASSFHLARALYQRQFFSTLDIVRFAVHQARYLLFGENKQQIDRIRSRALALIAGRSVAEVTAIGEEVYDTVLSLRIYPGTRRLLDEHLAAGHQVWLVSATPVEIGELIARRLGTTGALGTVAEHEDGFYTGRLVGDMMHGRAKAAGVRALAEREDIDLAASYAYGDSLNDVSMMETVGHPCPINPDARLRRYAQDVGWPIREFRGRRRRVARSSVRTASWAGAAWAAALVLRSVRRAVDRRVSRL, encoded by the coding sequence ATGGCGACGTCTCCCGGCCCGGGTCCCGACCCGACCGCCCCCGAGGACGCGCCCGCCGGACGCACGCCCACGGTGCCCTCGCACCGCACCGCCGCGTTCTTCGACGTCGACAACACGATCATCCGCGGCGCGTCGTCGTTCCACCTCGCGCGCGCCCTGTACCAGCGGCAGTTCTTCTCGACGCTCGACATCGTGCGCTTCGCCGTGCACCAGGCGCGCTACCTGCTGTTCGGCGAGAACAAGCAGCAGATCGACCGCATCCGGTCGCGCGCCCTCGCGCTCATCGCCGGGCGCTCCGTCGCCGAGGTCACCGCGATCGGCGAGGAGGTCTACGACACCGTCCTGTCGCTGCGCATCTACCCCGGCACGCGCCGCCTGCTCGACGAGCACCTGGCCGCGGGCCACCAGGTGTGGCTCGTCTCCGCGACCCCGGTCGAGATCGGCGAGCTCATCGCCCGGCGCCTCGGCACCACCGGCGCGCTGGGCACCGTCGCGGAGCACGAGGACGGCTTCTACACGGGCCGCCTCGTGGGCGACATGATGCACGGCCGCGCCAAGGCGGCCGGGGTGCGCGCCCTCGCCGAGCGCGAGGACATCGACCTCGCGGCGTCCTACGCCTACGGGGACTCGCTCAACGACGTCTCGATGATGGAGACCGTCGGCCACCCGTGCCCCATCAATCCCGACGCGCGCCTGCGCCGCTACGCGCAGGACGTCGGCTGGCCCATCCGCGAGTTCCGCGGGCGGCGGCGGCGCGTCGCCCGCAGCAGCGTCCGCACCGCGAGCTGGGCCGGAGCGGCCTGGGCCGCGGCCCTCGTCCTGCGGTCCGTCCGCCGCGCCGTCGACCGCCGCGTCTCCCGCCTCTGA
- a CDS encoding 30S ribosomal protein bS22 has product MGSVIKKRRKRMAKKKHRKLLRKTRHQRRNKK; this is encoded by the coding sequence ATGGGCTCCGTCATCAAGAAGCGCCGCAAGCGCATGGCCAAGAAGAAGCACCGCAAGCTGCTTCGCAAGACGCGTCACCAGCGTCGCAACAAGAAGTGA
- a CDS encoding acetoin utilization protein AcuC, with protein sequence MPTTDPTSSPAPTPGDAAAPAACVVWSPELLGYDFGPGHPMAPARLDLTMGLVRALGLLDGAATARLLRPEPAADDVLRLVHDAEYVAAVRAASAHGTPDPHRGLGTEDDPVFPGMHEAAARIVAGSYEAAGLIAAGHVEHAVNVAGGMHHAKAGAASGFCVYNDAAVAIRRLLDDGAARVAYVDLDAHHGDGVEEAFWDDPRVLTVSVHQSGATLFPGTGHATDVGGAGAEGTAVNVALPRRTDGPRWLRAVDAVVPPVLRAFRPEVLVTQHGCDAHGEDPLSDLDVSVDAQRTALGWVHDLAHELSGGRWLALGGGGYAIARVVPLVWSAVVGEVVHRPVTAGEPLPEEWRARVAEVAGFDAPLAFGPPVDVRRWSNGYDPDDDVDRAVAATRRAVFPLLGLDPHFD encoded by the coding sequence ATGCCCACGACCGACCCCACGTCGTCGCCCGCCCCGACCCCGGGGGACGCGGCGGCCCCCGCGGCCTGCGTCGTGTGGAGCCCCGAGCTGCTCGGCTACGACTTCGGGCCCGGCCACCCCATGGCCCCGGCGCGGCTGGACCTGACGATGGGGCTCGTGCGGGCCCTGGGCCTGCTCGACGGCGCCGCGACGGCTCGGCTCCTGCGCCCCGAGCCCGCGGCGGACGACGTCCTGCGGCTCGTGCACGACGCCGAGTACGTCGCGGCCGTGCGCGCCGCCTCGGCGCACGGCACGCCGGACCCGCACCGGGGGCTCGGCACCGAGGACGACCCGGTCTTCCCGGGGATGCACGAGGCCGCGGCCCGGATCGTCGCGGGGTCGTACGAGGCGGCGGGCCTGATCGCCGCGGGGCACGTCGAGCACGCGGTGAACGTCGCGGGCGGCATGCACCACGCGAAGGCCGGCGCGGCGTCGGGGTTCTGCGTCTACAACGACGCCGCGGTGGCGATCCGCCGCCTGCTCGACGACGGTGCCGCCCGCGTCGCGTACGTGGACCTCGACGCGCACCACGGCGACGGCGTCGAGGAGGCGTTCTGGGACGACCCGCGCGTCCTCACGGTGTCGGTCCACCAGAGCGGCGCGACGCTGTTCCCCGGGACGGGGCACGCGACCGACGTCGGGGGTGCGGGTGCGGAGGGGACGGCCGTCAACGTCGCGCTCCCGCGCCGCACCGACGGTCCGCGCTGGCTGCGTGCGGTCGACGCCGTCGTGCCGCCCGTGCTGCGGGCGTTCCGTCCCGAGGTCCTCGTCACCCAGCACGGGTGCGACGCGCACGGCGAGGACCCGCTGTCCGACCTCGACGTGTCCGTCGACGCGCAACGCACCGCCCTGGGCTGGGTGCACGACCTCGCGCACGAGCTCTCCGGCGGCCGCTGGCTCGCGCTCGGCGGCGGGGGCTACGCCATCGCGCGCGTCGTGCCGCTCGTGTGGTCGGCGGTCGTCGGGGAGGTCGTGCACCGGCCCGTGACGGCGGGGGAGCCGCTGCCCGAGGAGTGGCGCGCCCGCGTCGCCGAGGTCGCGGGGTTCGACGCCCCGCTCGCGTTCGGCCCGCCCGTCGACGTCCGGCGCTGGAGCAACGGCTACGACCCGGACGACGACGTCGACCGCGCCGTCGCGGCCACGCGCCGGGCCGTCTTCCCGCTGCTCGGCCTCGACCCGCACTTCGACTGA
- a CDS encoding TrkH family potassium uptake protein, with protein MATSMTGRLFQGREIVDRLARQSPARLAVTVFAAVIALFTALLMAPWATASGRAAPFVDALFTATSAVCVTGLVVVPTGTYWSTYGQVVILLGIKIGGLGVMTLASILGMAVSRRIGLTQKLLTASETKTTRLGEVGSLVRVVIITSTSLELLIALLLLPRFIVLEETFGEAAWHGIFYGISAFNNAGFIPTEQGLAPYVGDWMLCLPIILGVFIGSLGFPVILNVMRNRRRAAKWSLHTKLTLTTSAALVVVGTVLFAALEWRNSGTLGPLSFGEKILASLFAGVMPRSGGFSTVDTGQMHEASWLITDALMFVGGGSASTAGGIKVTTLAVMLIAIVSEARGDRDMEAFGRRIPRETLRLAVAVSFVGATAVLLSSLLLLEITGETLDVILFETISAFATVGLSTGITPDLPDAGKYVLVALMFVGRTGTMTFAAALALRDRRRIVRYPEERPIIG; from the coding sequence ATGGCGACGAGCATGACCGGGCGCCTGTTCCAGGGACGCGAGATCGTCGACCGTCTCGCCCGGCAGTCGCCCGCACGCCTCGCGGTCACCGTCTTCGCCGCCGTCATCGCGCTCTTCACCGCCCTGCTCATGGCCCCCTGGGCGACGGCGAGCGGCCGCGCCGCCCCGTTCGTCGACGCGCTGTTCACCGCGACGTCCGCGGTGTGCGTCACGGGTCTCGTCGTCGTCCCGACGGGGACGTACTGGTCGACGTACGGGCAGGTCGTCATCCTGCTCGGCATCAAGATCGGCGGCCTCGGCGTCATGACGCTCGCGTCGATCCTCGGCATGGCCGTGTCGCGGCGGATCGGCCTCACGCAGAAGCTCCTCACCGCGTCGGAGACGAAGACGACGCGGCTCGGCGAGGTCGGCTCGCTCGTCCGCGTCGTCATCATCACGTCGACATCGCTCGAGCTCCTCATCGCGCTGCTCCTGCTGCCCCGCTTCATCGTGCTCGAGGAGACGTTCGGCGAGGCTGCGTGGCACGGCATCTTCTACGGCATCTCGGCGTTCAACAACGCCGGGTTCATCCCGACCGAGCAGGGCCTCGCACCGTACGTCGGCGACTGGATGCTGTGCCTGCCCATCATCCTCGGAGTGTTCATCGGCTCCCTCGGGTTCCCCGTGATCCTCAACGTCATGCGCAACCGCCGGCGCGCGGCGAAGTGGAGCCTGCACACGAAGCTCACGCTCACGACGAGCGCGGCCCTCGTCGTCGTCGGTACGGTGCTCTTCGCCGCGCTCGAGTGGCGGAACTCGGGCACGCTCGGCCCCCTCTCCTTCGGCGAGAAGATCCTCGCGTCGCTGTTCGCCGGGGTCATGCCGCGGTCGGGCGGGTTCTCGACCGTCGACACCGGGCAGATGCACGAGGCGAGCTGGCTCATCACCGACGCCCTCATGTTCGTCGGCGGCGGCTCCGCGTCGACCGCGGGCGGCATCAAGGTGACGACGCTCGCCGTCATGCTCATCGCCATCGTCTCCGAGGCGCGCGGCGACCGGGACATGGAGGCGTTCGGTCGCCGCATCCCGCGCGAGACCCTCCGCCTCGCCGTCGCGGTGTCGTTCGTCGGCGCCACCGCCGTGCTCCTGTCCAGCCTGCTGCTGCTCGAGATCACCGGGGAGACGCTCGACGTCATCCTCTTCGAGACGATCTCCGCGTTCGCGACGGTCGGGCTCTCCACCGGCATCACGCCCGACCTCCCCGACGCCGGCAAGTACGTGCTCGTCGCGCTCATGTTCGTCGGCCGCACCGGGACCATGACGTTCGCCGCCGCGCTCGCGCTGCGCGACCGCCGTCGCATCGTGCGCTACCCCGAGGAGCGCCCCATCATCGGGTGA